A genomic segment from [Flavobacterium] thermophilum encodes:
- a CDS encoding Probable transcriptional regulatory protein HI_0315, whose amino-acid sequence MAGHSKWKNIQRRKNAQDAKRGKLFMKLAKEIYVAAKMGGGDPAANPGLRLVIEKARAANMPNDNIERAIKKATGNQEQTNYEEIRYEGYGPGGVAVMVVCLTDNKNRTAANVRAAFSKNGGNLGETGCVSYLFERKGLLIVDREQHDIDEDELLLLAIEAGAEEMETTDESFEIYTAPESFESVKEQLEQHGLTFASAEITMIPQTYTTLEGDDLKKMLKLIDTLEDDDDVQEVYHNLDESVLDE is encoded by the coding sequence ATGGCTGGACATTCGAAATGGAAAAATATCCAACGGCGGAAAAACGCCCAAGATGCGAAGCGCGGCAAGCTGTTTATGAAACTGGCCAAAGAAATTTACGTTGCCGCGAAAATGGGCGGGGGAGATCCAGCGGCCAATCCCGGCTTGCGTCTTGTCATTGAGAAGGCAAGAGCAGCCAACATGCCGAACGATAATATTGAACGGGCCATTAAAAAAGCAACTGGAAACCAAGAACAAACGAACTATGAAGAAATTCGCTACGAAGGATACGGACCGGGCGGCGTCGCCGTCATGGTCGTTTGCCTGACCGACAATAAAAACCGCACCGCCGCAAACGTACGCGCCGCTTTTTCGAAAAACGGCGGCAACTTAGGGGAAACGGGGTGCGTCTCCTACTTGTTTGAGCGTAAAGGGCTGCTGATCGTCGATCGCGAGCAGCACGATATCGACGAGGATGAGCTGCTGCTGTTGGCGATCGAAGCCGGTGCTGAGGAGATGGAAACGACCGATGAGTCGTTTGAAATTTATACAGCGCCCGAGTCGTTTGAATCGGTGAAGGAGCAGCTGGAACAGCATGGGCTGACGTTTGCAAGCGCAGAGATCACGATGATTCCGCAAACGTATACGACGCTCGAAGGCGATGATTTGAAAAAAATGTTGAAGTTGATCGACACTCTTGAAGATGATGACGACGTTCAGGAGGTATACCATAACCTGGACGAATCGGTGCTTGACGAATGA
- the nadC gene encoding Probable nicotinate-nucleotide pyrophosphorylase [carboxylating], whose protein sequence is MNEVKLEQLLRQFFLEDIGDGDITCETVFPADERAAGVFAAKADGVIAGVGIIAAGYRLLDPRVEVSIMKRDGERVAAGEAIAAASGPVRALLSGERVILNLLQRLSGIATVTRQAVDLLGDSHTRICDTRKTTPGLRMLEKYAVTCGGGYNHRFGLYDGVMIKDNHIAFCGSIADAVKAVRERLGHMVKIEVETETEAEVLEAVEAGADVIMFDNRTPDEVRSFVRLVPKPIITEASGGITLANVAAYGATGVDYISLGFLTHSARALDISFDLQ, encoded by the coding sequence ATGAACGAGGTAAAGCTTGAGCAATTGCTGCGGCAGTTTTTTCTTGAAGATATCGGCGATGGCGATATCACATGTGAAACGGTTTTTCCTGCCGATGAGCGGGCGGCGGGCGTGTTTGCCGCGAAAGCGGACGGGGTCATAGCAGGCGTCGGCATCATTGCAGCCGGATATCGGCTGCTTGATCCGCGCGTCGAAGTATCGATTATGAAACGGGACGGCGAGCGGGTCGCAGCCGGCGAAGCGATCGCCGCTGCATCCGGCCCGGTCAGAGCGCTGTTGTCCGGCGAGCGCGTCATTTTGAATTTGCTTCAGCGCCTAAGCGGCATCGCCACCGTGACGCGCCAAGCCGTCGATTTGCTCGGTGACAGTCATACGCGCATTTGCGACACAAGGAAAACAACTCCCGGGCTGCGCATGCTTGAAAAGTATGCCGTCACGTGCGGGGGCGGCTACAACCATCGCTTTGGCTTGTATGATGGCGTCATGATCAAAGACAACCATATCGCCTTTTGCGGATCGATCGCCGACGCGGTCAAAGCGGTGCGGGAGCGGCTCGGCCATATGGTGAAAATCGAGGTGGAAACGGAAACGGAAGCGGAAGTGCTCGAGGCGGTCGAAGCGGGGGCAGACGTCATTATGTTTGACAACCGGACGCCGGATGAAGTGCGTTCGTTTGTCCGGCTCGTGCCAAAGCCGATCATCACCGAAGCGTCCGGGGGAATTACGCTCGCCAACGTAGCAGCGTACGGCGCGACCGGCGTTGACTACATTTCGCTCGGATTTTTAACCCATTCCGCTCGAGCGCTTGACATTAGTTTTGATTTACAATGA
- the safA gene encoding Morphogenetic protein safA: MKIHIVQKGDTLWKIAQKYGVDFEQLKKINGHVSDPDMIMPGMKIKVPTAGVPVKKETKWQAPPKKAKIEEHPYAEAKPFVSIDIDTEFGAVAPESKTPANDAPANEEPKAAVKEAPKAPANEEPKAAGKEAPKAPANEEPKAAGKEAPKAPANEEPKAAVKEAPKAPDNEAPKAAVKEAPKAPVSEAPKAAVKEAPKAPDNEAPKAAGKAPVSETPKATGKEELKVPVNETPNAPVNETPNAPVNGAPNAANAEGAKTPTVEPPFVHTIPPAAASSHVSFAKSLSNLPPIPPKPSNILPGIMKEETGESPDKLKGEQMEPESDEAPPLPNIPYVPVAPPPASAFGSDQGCVPVTPILPGPGFYVPPLPAMPPYSPLPNPPAGESPESGAAPYPGISESSSESAESPPLLGPGGHGAAIPPAPPAGAAFASPGYAPPGVYAPPAGYPPVAYMPVYSPVPHYGGYAPPGMYVPPAPYGYAPQQAAPLPWPGVVYPTSPPGYAPSPAPPAASPRLFAGPPDEESEHGEEQ; the protein is encoded by the coding sequence GTGAAAATCCATATTGTTCAGAAGGGAGATACTCTTTGGAAAATAGCCCAAAAATATGGGGTTGATTTTGAACAATTGAAAAAAATAAATGGGCATGTAAGCGACCCGGATATGATTATGCCCGGAATGAAAATCAAAGTGCCGACGGCGGGAGTGCCGGTCAAAAAAGAAACAAAATGGCAGGCGCCGCCGAAAAAAGCGAAAATAGAAGAGCACCCATACGCGGAAGCCAAACCGTTCGTTTCGATCGACATTGATACAGAGTTCGGCGCCGTTGCTCCAGAAAGCAAAACGCCGGCGAATGACGCACCGGCCAACGAAGAGCCGAAAGCGGCGGTGAAGGAAGCACCGAAGGCGCCGGCCAACGAAGAGCCGAAAGCGGCGGGGAAGGAAGCACCGAAGGCGCCGGCCAACGAAGAGCCGAAAGCGGCGGGGAAGGAAGCACCGAAGGCGCCGGCCAACGAAGAGCCGAAAGCGGCGGTGAAGGAAGCACCGAAGGCGCCGGACAACGAAGCGCCGAAAGCGGCGGTGAAGGAAGCACCGAAGGCGCCGGTCAGCGAAGCGCCGAAAGCGGCGGTGAAGGAAGCACCGAAGGCGCCGGACAACGAAGCGCCGAAAGCGGCGGGGAAGGCGCCAGTCAGCGAAACACCGAAAGCGACGGGGAAAGAGGAGCTGAAAGTACCTGTCAACGAAACACCAAACGCACCAGTAAATGAAACACCGAATGCGCCGGTCAATGGGGCGCCAAATGCCGCGAACGCCGAGGGAGCGAAAACGCCGACTGTCGAACCGCCGTTTGTGCATACGATCCCGCCGGCCGCTGCGTCCTCTCACGTTTCATTTGCCAAATCGTTGTCGAATCTGCCACCGATTCCGCCGAAGCCGAGCAATATTTTACCTGGCATTATGAAAGAGGAAACAGGAGAAAGCCCGGATAAACTGAAAGGGGAGCAGATGGAACCGGAAAGTGATGAAGCGCCGCCGCTTCCGAACATTCCATACGTTCCGGTCGCGCCGCCGCCAGCGTCGGCGTTTGGCAGTGATCAAGGATGTGTGCCGGTGACGCCGATTTTGCCGGGGCCAGGGTTTTATGTGCCGCCGTTGCCAGCGATGCCGCCGTATTCTCCGTTGCCCAATCCGCCGGCCGGGGAAAGCCCAGAAAGCGGCGCAGCACCTTATCCAGGCATCAGTGAAAGCAGCAGTGAATCGGCGGAGTCCCCACCGCTTCTTGGGCCGGGTGGACATGGGGCTGCCATCCCGCCGGCGCCGCCAGCGGGAGCCGCTTTCGCTTCGCCGGGATACGCGCCGCCCGGGGTGTATGCGCCTCCGGCTGGGTATCCGCCAGTTGCCTATATGCCTGTATATTCGCCGGTTCCGCACTATGGGGGGTATGCACCGCCTGGCATGTACGTGCCGCCGGCTCCATACGGGTATGCCCCACAACAGGCGGCGCCGCTTCCGTGGCCGGGCGTCGTCTACCCGACAAGCCCGCCTGGGTATGCGCCTTCGCCTGCTCCGCCGGCCGCCAGCCCGCGCCTGTTTGCCGGGCCGCCGGATGAGGAGAGCGAACATGGTGAAGAACAATAA
- the nadB gene encoding L-aspartate oxidase, producing the protein MGEGGVVIVGSGLAALTVAYYLPQHENVMIFTKKGRSDSNSWRAQGGVAAALAEGDGWRSHFHDTMTAGCLHNDERMVELIVREGPERLQEWMNAGMAFDLDESGRISVGLEGGHSFRRILHAGGDQTGKALVSFLLQQLNDRVPIVEGEQVIDLLIEDGRCVGVKTKREDGRVSVWRASAVVLASGGCAGLYTFTSNAPTATGDGIAMAYRAGAAVADMEFIQFHPTMLAAMGKAVGLVSEAVRGEGAVLETEDGRRVMDGVHPLGDLAPRDIVARAIAAEIDRGGCVYLNISAVPHFRRRFPTIAALCEAHGIDWEAGRLPVVPGAHFVMGGIVVNEWGQTTVPGLYAVGEAACTGVHGANRLASNSLLEAIVFGARAACSISRRDDWPVKGGRARRSNCPFGPTLPERALIREQLSTRVGIVRDGSRLREAVDWLEQFSLPYWLEGDVETLAAEDIETGYMLLAGWLIASSALRRTESRGGHYRSDFPHPHPSWQGRRLVRTKEEWACLPAGR; encoded by the coding sequence ATGGGAGAAGGCGGCGTTGTGATTGTCGGCAGCGGACTGGCGGCGTTAACGGTCGCTTACTATTTGCCGCAGCATGAAAATGTGATGATCTTCACAAAGAAAGGCCGATCGGACAGCAACTCATGGCGGGCGCAAGGCGGGGTGGCGGCGGCGTTGGCGGAAGGAGATGGCTGGCGCAGCCATTTTCACGATACAATGACCGCCGGTTGCCTCCATAACGATGAACGAATGGTCGAGCTCATCGTCCGCGAAGGGCCGGAGCGGCTGCAGGAATGGATGAACGCCGGCATGGCGTTTGATCTCGACGAATCAGGCCGGATTTCTGTCGGTCTTGAGGGCGGGCACAGCTTCCGCCGCATTTTGCATGCCGGCGGCGACCAAACCGGAAAGGCGCTCGTTTCGTTTTTGCTTCAGCAGCTGAATGACCGTGTGCCGATCGTCGAGGGGGAACAAGTAATTGACTTGTTGATCGAAGACGGCCGTTGCGTCGGGGTGAAAACGAAGCGGGAAGACGGCCGTGTTTCGGTCTGGCGTGCGTCCGCTGTCGTATTGGCGTCCGGCGGCTGCGCGGGGTTGTACACGTTTACTTCGAATGCGCCAACGGCAACAGGCGACGGCATTGCCATGGCGTATCGCGCCGGTGCGGCGGTGGCGGATATGGAGTTCATCCAGTTTCATCCGACGATGTTGGCCGCCATGGGAAAAGCGGTCGGGCTTGTATCGGAGGCGGTGCGCGGCGAGGGAGCGGTGTTAGAGACGGAAGACGGGCGGCGCGTGATGGACGGCGTCCATCCGCTTGGCGATTTGGCGCCGCGCGATATCGTCGCGCGCGCCATCGCTGCCGAGATTGACCGCGGCGGCTGCGTCTATTTGAATATTTCCGCTGTCCCCCATTTTCGCCGCCGCTTTCCCACGATTGCCGCGCTGTGCGAAGCGCATGGGATCGATTGGGAAGCCGGCCGGCTTCCGGTCGTGCCGGGCGCCCACTTTGTCATGGGCGGCATCGTCGTCAATGAGTGGGGGCAGACGACCGTACCGGGTTTGTACGCTGTCGGGGAAGCGGCATGCACCGGCGTGCACGGCGCCAATCGGCTTGCCAGCAATTCCTTGCTTGAAGCGATTGTATTTGGCGCCCGCGCCGCCTGTTCGATCAGCCGCCGGGACGACTGGCCGGTGAAAGGAGGGCGCGCCCGAAGGTCCAATTGCCCATTCGGCCCGACGCTGCCGGAGCGGGCGTTGATTCGCGAACAGCTGTCTACACGCGTCGGCATCGTGCGTGATGGCAGCCGGCTTCGTGAGGCGGTTGATTGGCTGGAACAATTTTCTCTGCCGTATTGGCTTGAAGGTGATGTCGAGACGTTGGCGGCCGAGGACATCGAAACAGGGTATATGCTGCTTGCTGGGTGGCTGATCGCCTCTTCGGCGCTTCGCCGCACAGAAAGCCGCGGCGGCCATTACCGGAGCGATTTTCCGCATCCGCATCCGAGCTGGCAAGGGCGGCGCCTCGTGCGGACGAAAGAAGAATGGGCCTGTTTGCCGGCTGGACGGTGA
- the nadA gene encoding Quinolinate synthase A, translating to MNVLEQLKRLDDMPERYRTMEKSELEARARSIKERLGRRLFIPGHHYQKDEVIQFADATGDSLQLAQLAAKNDEAEYIVFCGVHFMAETADILTREEQVVILPDMRAGCSMADMADLFQVERAWTALTDLFGETIIPLVYVNSTAAIKAFVGRQGGATVTSSNAKNMVKWAFSQKERVFFLPDQHLGRNTAYALGVSLDEMAVWDPREESLQCSGPVDNVKVILWKGHCSVHENFTVRQIEQIRRTKPEMNIIVHPECSWEVVQQADYAGSTKYIIEMIRNAPPGSQWAIGTEMNLVNRLKNEHPDKEIISLNPYMCPCLTMNRIDLPHFVWALESLEQGVVVNRITVPNEVACQAKAALDRMLALA from the coding sequence ATGAACGTACTGGAGCAGCTAAAACGGCTCGATGACATGCCAGAGCGCTATAGAACGATGGAAAAAAGCGAGCTCGAGGCCCGCGCTCGGTCGATAAAAGAGCGGCTCGGCCGCCGCTTGTTTATCCCTGGGCATCACTACCAAAAAGATGAAGTCATCCAGTTTGCCGATGCGACCGGCGATTCGCTTCAACTGGCCCAACTGGCGGCAAAAAACGATGAAGCGGAGTATATCGTATTTTGCGGCGTCCATTTTATGGCGGAAACGGCCGACATTTTGACGAGAGAGGAACAAGTGGTCATTTTGCCCGATATGCGCGCTGGCTGTTCGATGGCCGATATGGCTGATCTTTTCCAAGTCGAGCGGGCGTGGACAGCGCTCACGGATTTATTTGGCGAAACGATCATCCCGCTTGTGTATGTCAACTCGACGGCGGCGATTAAAGCGTTTGTCGGCCGCCAAGGCGGGGCGACGGTGACGTCGTCCAACGCGAAAAACATGGTCAAATGGGCGTTTTCGCAAAAAGAGCGGGTTTTCTTTTTGCCGGATCAACATTTAGGGAGAAACACCGCCTATGCGCTCGGCGTCAGTCTCGATGAGATGGCGGTCTGGGATCCGCGTGAAGAGTCGCTGCAATGCAGCGGGCCGGTTGACAATGTCAAAGTCATCCTTTGGAAAGGGCATTGCTCGGTGCATGAAAACTTCACCGTCCGGCAAATCGAACAAATTCGGAGGACGAAACCGGAAATGAACATTATCGTTCACCCGGAATGCAGCTGGGAAGTCGTCCAGCAGGCGGATTACGCCGGATCGACGAAATATATTATCGAAATGATCCGCAATGCCCCGCCCGGCAGTCAATGGGCCATCGGGACGGAAATGAACTTGGTCAACCGGTTAAAGAACGAACATCCGGATAAGGAGATTATTTCTTTAAATCCGTACATGTGTCCGTGTTTGACGATGAATCGGATTGATTTGCCGCATTTCGTTTGGGCGCTTGAATCACTGGAACAAGGAGTGGTCGTCAACCGCATCACCGTTCCGAACGAAGTGGCCTGTCAGGCGAAAGCGGCGCTTGACCGCATGCTTGCTCTTGCCTAG
- a CDS encoding sporulation lipoprotein, YhcN/YlaJ family, with the protein MRQAVKWIGVLSAAGLLASCANYGANEGAQHYNNATRPIGYYSTERNDDFRYGRYGTNALNYDNNYIWARRGPATDYLADEGRFGGPAATRFDTDVPALPGDVDFGDGDYNYHGHLNSLSVDPHPSYYRSYDGGLAEELSRRAAAVGGVDDARAVVYGDQALIAIATDARHPERLEQRVAKAVAPYAKGKRVRVTSNSSMYHRVRTIDNTIRQGGPINMDEIRRDLRTIFIDHDTIQERPRNTR; encoded by the coding sequence TTGAGACAAGCGGTCAAATGGATTGGGGTGCTGTCGGCTGCCGGCTTGCTCGCTTCGTGCGCCAATTACGGGGCCAATGAGGGAGCTCAGCATTATAACAACGCGACAAGGCCGATCGGCTACTATTCGACGGAACGAAACGACGATTTCCGTTACGGCCGCTATGGGACGAACGCGCTCAACTACGACAACAACTATATATGGGCGCGCCGCGGACCGGCGACTGATTATTTGGCGGACGAAGGCCGCTTCGGCGGACCGGCGGCGACCCGGTTTGATACGGATGTTCCGGCTCTTCCAGGTGATGTCGATTTTGGCGACGGCGATTACAACTATCACGGACATTTAAATTCGTTGAGCGTCGACCCGCATCCATCATATTACCGGAGTTATGACGGCGGCCTGGCCGAGGAGCTTTCGCGCCGCGCCGCTGCAGTCGGTGGAGTCGATGATGCGCGCGCCGTCGTATACGGCGACCAAGCGCTCATCGCGATTGCGACCGATGCCCGCCATCCGGAGCGGCTCGAGCAGCGCGTCGCCAAAGCAGTTGCTCCGTACGCCAAGGGCAAACGGGTGCGCGTTACATCCAATTCGAGCATGTACCACCGCGTCCGCACGATTGACAACACCATTCGCCAAGGCGGGCCGATCAACATGGACGAAATCCGCCGCGATTTGCGCACCATTTTCATCGATCATGACACGATTCAAGAGCGGCCGAGAAACACCCGCTAG
- the nadR gene encoding Predicted small molecule binding protein (contains 3H domain), which yields MKEEKKILGEARRQLILQWLKESDTPLTGAELAAKTNVSRQVIVQDISLLKARNEPIIATSQGYLYLKPAEPAKTYTRTVACFHTPERTKEELYLLVDCGVTVKDVKIEHPVYGDLTASIMVSNRLEVDQFIAKIEATKSSYLLQLTDGTHLHTLEADSPLKLDAACRALKQAGFLIEA from the coding sequence ATGAAGGAGGAAAAGAAAATTTTAGGGGAAGCAAGGCGTCAGCTCATTTTGCAGTGGCTGAAAGAAAGCGACACACCGCTTACCGGCGCCGAGTTGGCGGCGAAAACGAACGTCAGCCGCCAGGTGATCGTCCAAGACATTTCGCTGTTAAAGGCGCGCAACGAACCGATTATCGCGACAAGCCAAGGATATCTGTATTTAAAGCCGGCTGAGCCGGCCAAAACGTATACGCGAACGGTCGCCTGCTTCCATACGCCCGAGCGGACGAAAGAAGAGCTGTATTTGCTCGTGGACTGCGGCGTGACGGTGAAAGACGTCAAAATCGAACATCCGGTCTACGGCGACTTGACCGCGTCGATCATGGTCAGCAACCGCCTGGAAGTGGACCAGTTTATCGCCAAAATCGAAGCGACGAAATCGTCGTATTTGCTTCAGTTGACGGATGGGACGCATTTGCATACGCTTGAGGCCGACTCGCCGCTGAAACTGGATGCCGCCTGCCGCGCTTTGAAACAAGCCGGCTTTTTAATTGAAGCCTAA
- the iscS_1 gene encoding Cysteine desulfurase, protein MIYLDYAATTPMCQEAIAAYAEAAAVYFGNESSLHDVGTKAKQLLTLCRRELAAMINGEAEGVYFTSGGTEANVLAVRSLVAARRQNGNHLITTEIEHASLHHLFKQLETEGYRVTYLPVDRFGRIRLEDLERAITPQTILASIQHANSEIGTTQPLADIGRLLRARGVLFHSDCVQTFAKIQLDVKAMAIDSISVSAHKVYGPKGVGAVYIDPRRHWSPVFRGATHESGFRPGTVNVPGIAAFITAAKQLYDRMESEQAHFERLRRRLLDAITVKQLPITVEGHPDYRLAHIVGLTVNGLDGQLVMLECNRAGIAISTGSACQVGQQAPSRTMLAVGKTPEEAKQFVRISFGMATTQSDIDELVSTLEQMILPQKGGWTG, encoded by the coding sequence ATGATTTATTTGGACTACGCAGCGACTACACCGATGTGCCAAGAAGCCATTGCGGCCTACGCCGAAGCAGCAGCTGTTTATTTCGGCAACGAAAGCAGCCTGCATGACGTCGGAACGAAAGCAAAACAACTGCTCACCTTATGCCGGCGCGAGTTGGCCGCCATGATCAACGGGGAAGCGGAAGGGGTGTATTTCACAAGCGGCGGCACGGAAGCGAACGTGCTCGCGGTCCGTTCGCTCGTCGCCGCCCGCCGGCAGAACGGAAATCATTTGATTACGACGGAAATCGAGCACGCCTCTCTCCATCATCTGTTCAAACAGTTGGAAACAGAGGGGTACCGTGTCACTTACTTGCCGGTCGACCGTTTTGGACGCATCCGTCTCGAAGATTTGGAGCGGGCGATCACGCCGCAGACGATTCTCGCTTCCATCCAGCACGCCAACTCGGAAATCGGCACCACCCAGCCGCTTGCCGACATCGGCCGCCTGCTGCGGGCGCGCGGCGTCCTTTTCCATAGCGATTGCGTCCAAACTTTTGCTAAAATACAGCTAGACGTCAAAGCCATGGCGATTGACAGCATCTCGGTGTCCGCCCATAAAGTGTACGGACCGAAAGGCGTCGGAGCGGTGTATATCGATCCGCGCCGCCATTGGAGTCCGGTGTTTCGGGGAGCGACGCATGAATCCGGCTTTCGCCCGGGAACGGTCAACGTGCCGGGCATCGCCGCCTTCATCACAGCCGCAAAGCAGCTGTACGATCGGATGGAAAGCGAGCAAGCGCACTTCGAACGGCTGCGCCGCCGGCTGCTTGACGCCATCACCGTCAAACAGCTGCCGATCACGGTCGAAGGCCATCCCGACTACCGGCTCGCCCACATTGTCGGTTTGACCGTTAACGGGTTGGACGGGCAGCTGGTGATGCTCGAATGCAACCGCGCCGGCATCGCCATTTCCACCGGCAGCGCCTGCCAGGTTGGACAGCAGGCGCCGTCGCGGACGATGCTCGCCGTCGGAAAAACGCCGGAAGAAGCGAAGCAGTTCGTCCGCATCTCCTTCGGCATGGCGACGACACAATCTGACATTGACGAACTCGTATCCACGCTCGAACAGATGATCTTGCCGCAAAAGGGGGGATGGACAGGATGA
- the nadE gene encoding Probable NH(3)-dependent NAD(+) synthetase: MQEKIDKLVQWLRDQVSSAGLNGAVVGISGGIDSAVVAHLIKRAFPDDSLGLIMPCKSNPKDMEDALKVVKSCGIRHLVIDLTEAHRTLFGAVEAELKAIGEWSEERARLGDANTRARLRMTTLYAVANNYGYLVVGTDNAAEWHTGYFTKYGDGGVDLVPLIHFTKGEVREMARLLGVPEEIITKAPSAGLWEGQTDESEMGTTYEMIDKYLKGEDIPERDRNIIEKLHERSHHKRQLAIAPPKF, translated from the coding sequence ATGCAAGAAAAAATTGACAAACTCGTGCAATGGTTGCGTGACCAAGTCTCATCAGCCGGTTTAAACGGGGCGGTCGTCGGCATTAGCGGCGGCATCGATTCAGCCGTTGTCGCCCATTTGATTAAGCGTGCCTTTCCGGACGATTCGCTGGGGCTGATCATGCCTTGCAAAAGCAATCCGAAAGATATGGAAGATGCGCTGAAAGTGGTGAAAAGCTGCGGCATCCGGCATTTGGTCATCGATTTGACCGAGGCGCACCGGACGTTGTTTGGCGCGGTCGAGGCCGAGCTGAAAGCCATCGGGGAATGGAGCGAAGAGCGCGCGCGCCTCGGAGATGCGAATACACGGGCGCGCCTGCGCATGACGACGTTGTATGCAGTTGCCAACAACTACGGCTACCTTGTCGTCGGAACGGACAACGCCGCCGAATGGCATACCGGCTACTTTACGAAATACGGCGACGGCGGAGTGGACTTAGTGCCGCTCATCCACTTTACGAAAGGCGAAGTGCGTGAAATGGCCCGTCTGCTCGGCGTCCCGGAGGAAATCATCACGAAAGCGCCGAGCGCCGGATTATGGGAAGGGCAGACGGATGAAAGCGAGATGGGCACGACATACGAAATGATTGATAAATACTTGAAAGGAGAAGACATTCCGGAACGGGACCGGAACATTATTGAAAAACTGCACGAACGCTCGCATCATAAACGGCAGCTGGCCATCGCGCCGCCGAAGTTTTAG
- a CDS encoding spore coat protein, CotS family yields MVKNNNPIERDAVGRLFFLLHRCHRLAIHRAVALKPHVMVIEAGCGTFVAKAYRSPAAAKRQAWLLGALRRAGFGAAPTVLPIGGGGVVEAGGWYWLLTEYVAGARPLAFVNESDIAAGLRVLRHYHTATAAIVRNEQAALPLSYAWLYEKWHRRYQDFLQNLPFIETMMDKEDLSFVLHWAHYCFSTCGDYAAELAAEPVAIIHGDVAPHNFLRTLGGHVSLIDYDAAALASPGLDYWQYANRILPYIGWSHAALARFAPLRGWLNRHWFLHALLFPADVFREWRSAAARRRPLVFDRKRRERFVRRLYAMLQ; encoded by the coding sequence ATGGTGAAGAACAATAATCCAATCGAAAGAGACGCCGTCGGCCGTCTCTTTTTTCTTCTGCACCGTTGTCATCGGCTGGCCATTCACCGGGCTGTAGCGTTGAAACCGCACGTGATGGTGATCGAGGCTGGATGCGGGACGTTCGTTGCCAAAGCGTATCGCTCGCCGGCCGCCGCCAAGCGGCAAGCTTGGCTGCTTGGCGCCTTGCGCCGCGCCGGTTTTGGCGCTGCCCCGACCGTCCTCCCGATTGGGGGAGGAGGCGTGGTCGAGGCGGGGGGGTGGTATTGGCTGCTGACTGAATACGTGGCCGGCGCACGCCCGCTTGCCTTTGTCAATGAGAGCGACATTGCCGCCGGGCTCCGTGTGTTGCGCCATTATCATACGGCGACGGCAGCGATCGTTCGTAACGAACAGGCTGCGTTGCCGCTGTCTTATGCCTGGCTGTATGAAAAATGGCACCGTCGGTATCAGGACTTTCTCCAGAACTTGCCATTCATTGAAACGATGATGGATAAAGAGGACCTTTCCTTTGTCCTGCATTGGGCGCATTATTGCTTCTCAACGTGCGGCGACTACGCTGCCGAGTTGGCGGCGGAGCCTGTTGCCATCATTCACGGCGATGTGGCGCCCCATAACTTTTTGCGCACGCTGGGCGGACACGTGAGCCTCATTGATTATGATGCGGCTGCTCTCGCTTCGCCCGGGCTTGATTATTGGCAATATGCAAACCGGATTTTGCCATATATCGGGTGGTCGCATGCGGCGCTGGCCCGGTTTGCGCCGCTTCGCGGCTGGTTGAACCGGCACTGGTTTTTGCACGCGCTTTTGTTTCCGGCCGATGTGTTTCGCGAATGGCGGTCAGCCGCCGCGCGCCGCCGCCCTCTTGTGTTTGACCGCAAGCGGAGAGAACGGTTTGTCCGCCGCCTTTATGCTATGCTACAATGA